The Nitrososphaerales archaeon genome contains a region encoding:
- a CDS encoding glycerate kinase, translated as MGESGPIKNRAQLLRSEETDLEARHLILGAIEAALSSIDPQNLIKGHVKRDGDRIQIDHLSIDLKEVDKIYVIGGGKASAPMAEALYSILGDRIHYGIVAIPKYQHRRFYTGSIELLKAGHPIPTIESLSAASKILELTDDLNEDDLVFCLISGGGSALMTSPIEGVTLEDKQSITKSLIQSGATIDELNIVRKHLSNIKGGRLAQKIYPARVISLIISDVVGNRIETIASGPTAPDPSTYKDAVEILKKYDIWSKAPESVRKVLEKGVDGLIPETPKSGDKIFERVHNFIIGSNDLACESALKYLESNGLDACILTTLLEGEAREVGKVVSAIARYMKVKKLGARGISIVLGGETTVTVKGSGKGGRNQELVLSACRYIDNVRGLAIASVGTDGIDGFTDAAGGIVDSYTLSRAKRMGLNVESFLQNNDSNTFLERLGDTIITGPTGTNVNDIIIAVRIFE; from the coding sequence ATGGGCGAGTCTGGACCGATTAAAAATAGAGCACAATTACTAAGGAGTGAAGAAACCGATTTAGAAGCGCGCCATCTTATCCTCGGAGCGATAGAAGCTGCACTATCATCGATCGACCCCCAGAACTTGATCAAAGGGCATGTTAAAAGAGATGGTGACCGAATTCAGATCGATCATCTATCGATCGATTTAAAGGAGGTTGATAAAATCTATGTAATCGGTGGGGGTAAGGCATCGGCACCGATGGCTGAAGCATTGTACAGTATCTTAGGGGATAGAATTCATTATGGAATAGTCGCCATCCCCAAATATCAACATCGAAGGTTTTACACCGGATCGATAGAGTTGTTGAAGGCTGGCCATCCGATCCCTACGATAGAGTCTCTTTCTGCCGCATCGAAGATCTTAGAACTTACCGATGATCTGAATGAAGATGATCTTGTGTTCTGCCTTATTTCTGGTGGAGGGTCAGCATTGATGACATCACCTATAGAGGGTGTGACACTCGAGGATAAGCAGAGCATTACAAAAAGTCTGATACAATCGGGTGCGACGATCGATGAATTGAATATCGTTAGAAAGCATCTTTCAAATATCAAGGGCGGCAGATTGGCCCAGAAAATCTATCCAGCGAGGGTCATCAGCCTCATCATATCTGATGTTGTAGGTAATAGAATCGAAACTATCGCCTCAGGACCTACTGCCCCAGATCCATCTACATATAAAGATGCGGTCGAGATCCTTAAGAAGTATGATATTTGGAGTAAAGCTCCAGAATCTGTTCGTAAGGTACTCGAGAAAGGAGTAGATGGACTAATACCTGAGACCCCGAAATCTGGGGATAAGATCTTTGAAAGAGTACATAACTTTATAATAGGTAGCAATGATCTGGCATGTGAATCCGCCCTTAAGTATCTGGAATCGAACGGTTTAGATGCATGTATCTTAACTACACTCCTTGAAGGTGAGGCTAGAGAGGTCGGGAAGGTGGTATCGGCGATCGCAAGGTATATGAAGGTTAAGAAGTTGGGAGCAAGAGGTATTTCAATAGTACTGGGTGGTGAAACTACCGTGACAGTTAAGGGCAGTGGTAAGGGAGGGAGAAATCAGGAGCTCGTGCTCTCAGCCTGTAGATATATCGATAACGTAAGAGGTCTGGCCATAGCATCTGTAGGTACCGATGGTATCGATGGGTTTACAGATGCTGCAGGCGGTATCGTCGATAGCTATACTCTGAGTAGAGCGAAGAGGATGGGGTTGAATGTCGAATCTTTTTTACAGAATAACGATTCGAATACGTTCTTAGAAAGGCTTGGCGATACTATTATCACGGGCCCCACAGGGACCAACGTCAACGATATCATTATAGCAGTACGTATTTTTGAGTAA
- a CDS encoding acylphosphatase yields the protein MENVRAHVYISGLVQGVFFRSNTRKQALKRGVRGWVRNLPDGRVEAIFEGSKDMVQEMVEWCKVGPPGARVSDVKVYWEEYRGEFDTFEIIY from the coding sequence ATGGAGAATGTTAGAGCACATGTGTATATCTCGGGCTTAGTTCAGGGGGTCTTCTTTAGAAGTAACACTCGAAAGCAGGCGTTAAAAAGGGGCGTGCGTGGATGGGTGAGGAATCTGCCCGATGGGAGGGTGGAAGCTATCTTCGAGGGTAGTAAGGATATGGTACAAGAGATGGTCGAATGGTGTAAAGTTGGCCCTCCAGGTGCGAGAGTTTCAGATGTAAAGGTATACTGGGAGGAGTATCGTGGCGAATTCGACACATTCGAAATCATCTATTAA
- a CDS encoding DUF47 family protein: MKFKSFSSAIWFGREKERKILKLCEEHLNKIKEVVVESRDYIYALLEGDEANAKIHAQNIFVKEREGDDIKKKIMAELTKGIFHPINREDIIKLLTTADDAASFAKAAVGRLKYIPNREIDESLKTDLKKQSEMLVEMSNLTLDAFGKLFLDPQETLNIADRVERLEEEIDDLRRESIIPSLMVMLDELDKFKYAFLLKDIIEFLENIADRYEDVIDLIRSMAIGQIK, translated from the coding sequence TTGAAATTTAAGAGTTTTAGCTCTGCCATATGGTTTGGTAGGGAAAAAGAGAGGAAGATATTAAAGCTTTGTGAGGAGCATTTAAATAAGATTAAAGAAGTAGTGGTTGAATCGAGGGATTATATCTATGCTTTGCTTGAAGGTGATGAAGCTAACGCGAAGATTCATGCACAGAATATCTTTGTGAAGGAACGTGAAGGTGATGATATTAAGAAAAAGATCATGGCAGAACTCACAAAGGGCATCTTTCACCCTATAAACCGTGAAGATATCATTAAGCTATTAACTACAGCGGATGATGCAGCATCATTTGCTAAGGCTGCAGTGGGTAGATTGAAGTACATCCCGAATAGAGAGATCGATGAATCATTAAAAACCGATTTAAAAAAGCAATCAGAGATGCTTGTTGAGATGTCCAATTTAACGCTCGATGCCTTCGGTAAATTGTTCCTCGATCCTCAAGAAACTCTAAATATAGCCGATAGAGTTGAGAGGCTAGAGGAAGAGATCGATGATTTGAGGAGAGAATCCATAATACCTTCACTCATGGTTATGCTCGATGAATTGGACAAATTTAAGTATGCCTTTTTATTAAAAGATATTATTGAATTTTTGGAGAATATAGCGGATAGGTATGAAGATGTTATCGATCTAATTAGGAGCATGGCGATCGGTCAAATCAAGTAA
- a CDS encoding deoxyhypusine synthase, translating into MDRTLKPVRDISLKEPSSVRSIIDEMSECGGFVARHFAEGVNILMNMMNDPICVKFLSFPAAIVATGVRGVLKEMVKRRMVDVIITTAGSIDHDLARSWGDYYEGSWDLDDVKLLRRGFHRLGNILIPRDNYGILLEKKLQPFFEELYNKGIKEISSVKLCELLGSYVNNESSILYWAYKNRIPVIIPGLMDGAIGSQIWLFSQRRDLQVSILKDEQTLADIIFSAKRSGALIIGGGISKHHTLWWNQFKGGLDYVVEITTAVEYDGSLSGARVREAVSWGKVKPRANRVTIYGDATVLLPFMIAAILQR; encoded by the coding sequence ATGGATCGTACATTAAAACCGGTAAGAGATATCTCACTAAAAGAACCATCTTCAGTTAGAAGTATAATAGATGAGATGAGCGAATGTGGGGGTTTTGTAGCGAGGCATTTTGCTGAAGGCGTAAATATACTGATGAATATGATGAATGACCCGATCTGTGTCAAATTCTTATCCTTCCCTGCAGCGATCGTGGCCACCGGTGTTAGAGGGGTATTGAAAGAAATGGTGAAGCGCAGAATGGTCGATGTTATAATAACCACTGCAGGTAGTATAGATCATGATCTAGCACGTTCCTGGGGAGATTACTATGAAGGTAGCTGGGACCTCGATGATGTGAAACTCCTTCGAAGGGGCTTTCATCGCCTCGGTAATATCCTTATTCCACGTGATAACTATGGGATACTGTTAGAGAAGAAGTTACAACCATTCTTTGAAGAGCTTTATAACAAAGGTATTAAAGAGATCTCATCGGTAAAACTTTGTGAACTCCTCGGTAGTTACGTGAATAACGAATCATCGATACTTTACTGGGCATACAAGAATAGAATCCCCGTAATAATACCCGGTCTGATGGATGGAGCCATAGGGAGTCAGATATGGCTCTTTTCACAAAGAAGGGATCTGCAAGTGAGTATCCTTAAGGATGAGCAGACCTTGGCAGATATCATCTTTTCAGCGAAAAGGTCTGGAGCACTCATCATAGGTGGAGGTATAAGTAAACATCATACGTTGTGGTGGAATCAATTCAAAGGTGGTTTGGATTATGTAGTAGAGATTACCACGGCGGTGGAGTACGATGGTAGTCTGAGCGGTGCACGTGTTAGAGAAGCGGTTTCGTGGGGTAAGGTAAAGCCTAGGGCGAATAGAGTTACGATCTATGGGGATGCCACCGTCCTTCTACCATTTATGATCGCAGCGATACTTCAAAGATAG
- the guaB gene encoding IMP dehydrogenase: MPIDFYKKLKEAGVAYTFRDFILIPGLSEIEPSQIDLSTNFTKNLRLNIPLVSSPMDTVTEAEMAIALARQGGIGIIHRNMSVEEQVEVVKRVKRAESFIIRDVVTIAPDQNVGDAINLMKKHNISGLPVVDGDKLVGIVTKRDVNFASLDEKISNVMTKDVITADENVTIEEAKRIMHKHRIEKLPVVGKDKRLLGLITIKDIYSREKYSLASRDREGRLLVGAALSPIDINRAKSLDKYVDVLVSDVAHFHNRNILKAAAKLVKEVSADFVIGNIGTSKAMEDAISTIDRIDGVRVGIGSGSSCLTSELMKAGAPTLFAIAQVSVALQKYNLNIPIIADGGIRTPGDAALALAAGASSVMMGNVFAGCAESPGELIKIGGKYYKPYRGMGSLSARMKRYALDRYSHPAKGVVEGVEGVVPYRGDVQTVVEEFVNGLKASFGYVGARNIPELWEKAVFGAVTVAGLEELKPHDIILPGEEKI, from the coding sequence TTGCCGATAGACTTTTATAAGAAGCTCAAAGAAGCGGGAGTTGCGTACACTTTTAGAGACTTCATTCTGATACCCGGTCTGAGTGAGATAGAACCTTCACAGATAGACCTATCTACAAATTTCACAAAGAATCTAAGGCTCAACATACCGCTAGTCTCATCACCTATGGATACGGTCACAGAGGCTGAGATGGCAATAGCTTTGGCGAGGCAAGGTGGTATAGGGATCATCCATCGTAACATGTCGGTAGAGGAACAGGTAGAGGTTGTGAAGCGTGTGAAGAGGGCCGAGTCGTTCATCATTCGAGATGTCGTTACGATCGCTCCAGATCAAAATGTGGGTGATGCGATAAATCTGATGAAGAAGCATAACATCTCTGGTCTGCCAGTCGTTGATGGAGATAAATTGGTGGGGATCGTGACGAAGAGGGATGTAAACTTCGCTTCACTAGATGAGAAGATATCGAATGTGATGACGAAGGATGTAATAACGGCCGATGAAAATGTAACTATAGAGGAGGCGAAGAGGATTATGCATAAGCATAGAATAGAGAAGTTGCCAGTAGTGGGTAAGGATAAACGCCTCCTTGGATTGATCACGATAAAGGATATTTATTCACGTGAGAAGTACTCACTCGCCTCAAGAGACCGTGAAGGTAGGCTCCTGGTCGGTGCTGCACTATCACCGATCGATATAAATAGGGCTAAGAGCCTCGATAAGTATGTAGATGTTTTAGTATCCGATGTTGCCCATTTCCACAATCGTAATATTTTGAAGGCTGCTGCGAAACTTGTAAAAGAAGTCAGTGCAGACTTCGTTATAGGTAATATAGGGACTTCTAAAGCGATGGAAGATGCCATCAGCACCATCGATAGAATCGATGGTGTAAGAGTAGGTATAGGCTCTGGTTCATCATGTCTAACATCTGAATTGATGAAGGCTGGAGCGCCCACACTCTTTGCAATCGCACAGGTTTCAGTAGCATTGCAGAAGTACAATCTGAATATTCCGATAATCGCCGATGGTGGTATAAGAACCCCTGGGGATGCAGCCTTGGCATTGGCGGCTGGTGCATCATCGGTGATGATGGGCAATGTATTTGCAGGCTGTGCAGAGTCTCCCGGTGAGTTGATCAAGATCGGTGGAAAGTACTATAAACCGTATAGAGGTATGGGTAGCCTATCCGCGAGGATGAAGAGGTACGCTCTGGATCGTTATAGCCATCCCGCAAAGGGTGTGGTGGAGGGTGTGGAGGGTGTGGTACCTTATAGAGGTGATGTTCAAACCGTTGTAGAAGAATTTGTGAATGGGCTAAAAGCGTCCTTTGGTTACGTGGGTGCAAGAAATATACCCGAGCTCTGGGAAAAGGCGGTATTCGGTGCTGTAACCGTAGCGGGTCTGGAAGAACTTAAGCCTCACGATATAATTTTACCGGGTGAGGAGAAGATATAG
- a CDS encoding NAD(P)H-hydrate dehydratase, with protein MEGSWITIDDISRIFKPRIVTQRKGENGIVCVVGGSKFHHGAPFLTASAALRSGVDLVYIAVPQVISLAIRALSPNFIVIPYPDAKLTVGCANRLLKWLPKVDSLALGSGMSRQKATGMCILVRELLWKGVKVLLDGEALVHDVVKEIINKPSIVTLHTDEFERLFGAKLGDSIDERVEVVKKKALEYGITILLKGVVDIISNGDKVTLNRRRSPLLSVIGTDNVLSGLVVGLMARGYSPFDAAVIGAFVNGLVEERVVEKFGLHVAATDLIDELPNILKTFDK; from the coding sequence TTGGAGGGATCTTGGATTACGATCGATGATATTTCGAGAATATTTAAGCCAAGGATAGTTACACAGAGGAAGGGTGAGAATGGTATCGTATGTGTAGTCGGAGGGAGCAAATTTCACCACGGAGCGCCCTTTCTGACTGCCTCAGCAGCCCTTCGAAGTGGTGTCGATCTTGTATACATAGCAGTCCCTCAGGTAATTTCATTGGCAATACGGGCACTATCACCAAACTTCATCGTTATACCTTATCCTGACGCAAAGTTAACAGTAGGTTGTGCCAACCGATTGTTAAAGTGGTTACCGAAGGTAGATTCATTGGCCCTAGGATCTGGTATGAGTAGGCAGAAGGCTACAGGCATGTGTATTCTGGTACGTGAGTTACTGTGGAAAGGTGTAAAGGTTTTACTCGATGGAGAAGCTTTGGTACATGATGTTGTTAAAGAGATCATCAATAAACCTTCGATAGTAACTCTTCACACCGACGAGTTTGAAAGGCTCTTCGGTGCTAAGTTGGGCGACTCGATCGATGAAAGGGTCGAAGTTGTGAAGAAGAAGGCCCTTGAATATGGTATAACGATTCTATTGAAAGGGGTTGTAGATATCATTTCGAATGGTGATAAGGTTACTTTGAATCGTAGGAGGAGCCCATTGTTAAGTGTAATCGGTACAGATAACGTACTTTCAGGTTTGGTAGTTGGGCTCATGGCGCGTGGTTATTCACCCTTTGATGCAGCCGTTATAGGAGCATTCGTAAATGGTTTAGTTGAGGAGAGGGTTGTAGAGAAATTCGGTCTTCATGTAGCTGCGACAGATCTGATCGATGAATTGCCAAACATTTTGAAGACCTTTGATAAGTAA
- a CDS encoding glycogen/starch/alpha-glucan phosphorylase: protein MIISITPDLALDEGYTYAGGLGVLEGDKFYGAAKLGIPYKVLCLLYHEGYVDYEFDDQGNPLPKPQPQPKEFLDKFTKGDTFTIELKGQSVKVEALRYQKGSAEAVFFRPLEPDWAYHLVNRLYIERDIEEKFFKYVLLAKASAEFIRRFIGVDEIDYIDLQESYACILPLILKIPGKYRVVIHTAGPWGHPIFPKELFEKEFGYTFISDSISLTEIGLAASSEAFSVSAKHYETMCKIIPHFSEKLRYVTNGIFIDRWMDGDLKACYGKGDLHMHDFIAIRKSIRERFIDSIRRYKDVDIGNRMIIGWCRRFTSYKRPEFVIKAIDEVSNKEAVFIIGGKAHPHDIVGLENMKVCYRLHKERENVIYIPDYTVATAREILKSIDLLLFTPSPGLEACGTSYMKAAVNGVPTLSSPDGGVMELIMDDINGWLFLHILDYISKPGTATAQRIDMLDYDAFKSKLQQIVALYKNNPEKYYKVSLNALLTFIPRVSIERVLNEYYPRIVRVWH, encoded by the coding sequence ATGATAATCAGCATAACACCAGACCTGGCTTTAGATGAAGGATATACCTATGCTGGAGGTCTTGGGGTTTTAGAGGGTGATAAATTTTATGGTGCAGCAAAGTTGGGCATACCTTACAAAGTTCTATGCTTACTTTACCATGAAGGCTACGTGGATTATGAGTTTGATGATCAGGGCAATCCATTACCAAAACCTCAACCTCAGCCGAAGGAATTTTTAGATAAATTCACCAAAGGTGATACCTTCACTATAGAGTTAAAGGGCCAGAGTGTGAAGGTAGAAGCGCTCAGATACCAGAAGGGTAGTGCTGAGGCGGTATTCTTTAGACCTTTGGAGCCAGACTGGGCATATCATTTAGTGAATCGATTATACATAGAAAGAGATATCGAGGAAAAATTCTTCAAGTACGTACTCTTGGCGAAGGCATCTGCCGAATTTATAAGGAGATTCATAGGCGTTGATGAAATCGATTATATAGACCTTCAAGAGAGCTACGCCTGCATCTTACCATTAATCTTGAAGATTCCGGGGAAGTATAGAGTTGTGATTCATACGGCCGGGCCTTGGGGCCATCCGATCTTCCCGAAAGAGCTCTTTGAGAAAGAATTCGGATATACATTCATAAGTGATAGCATCTCATTAACGGAGATCGGACTTGCAGCTTCCAGCGAGGCCTTTTCGGTTTCGGCGAAGCATTACGAGACTATGTGCAAGATCATACCACACTTTTCGGAGAAGCTTCGTTACGTAACGAACGGTATCTTTATAGATAGGTGGATGGATGGCGATTTAAAGGCCTGTTATGGGAAGGGCGATCTGCATATGCATGATTTTATAGCGATACGGAAATCTATTCGGGAGAGATTCATCGATTCCATCAGACGGTATAAGGATGTGGATATTGGTAATAGGATGATCATCGGCTGGTGCAGGCGCTTTACTTCATATAAAAGGCCCGAATTTGTGATAAAAGCTATCGATGAAGTATCGAATAAAGAAGCCGTCTTTATTATAGGTGGAAAGGCCCATCCACACGATATCGTCGGTTTAGAAAATATGAAGGTATGCTACAGATTACATAAAGAGAGGGAGAATGTAATCTACATTCCCGATTATACGGTGGCGACGGCAAGAGAAATACTCAAATCGATAGACCTTCTACTCTTTACACCATCTCCCGGCTTAGAAGCGTGTGGAACGAGTTACATGAAGGCTGCAGTAAATGGTGTACCGACACTTTCATCCCCAGATGGTGGTGTTATGGAGTTGATTATGGATGATATAAATGGTTGGCTCTTCTTACACATATTGGATTATATCAGCAAGCCGGGGACAGCGACGGCCCAAAGAATAGATATGCTCGATTACGATGCATTTAAAAGTAAATTACAGCAGATCGTGGCATTGTACAAGAATAACCCAGAGAAGTACTATAAAGTCTCATTGAACGCTCTACTCACATTCATCCCCAGAGTAAGTATCGAGAGAGTGTTAAATGAGTACTATCCAAGAATCGTTAGGGTATGGCATTAG
- a CDS encoding iron-sulfur cluster assembly protein — translation MTSSIDRSEVEKALANVMDPEIGISIMEMNLVEQIDIDDGNISVYFRLTAPFCPPVFAMKIAKDIKETLRRLEGVKSVKVVLRNHYMAEQINKIINEL, via the coding sequence ATGACGAGTAGTATAGATAGAAGTGAGGTTGAGAAGGCGCTCGCCAATGTAATGGATCCCGAAATAGGTATTTCGATCATGGAGATGAATCTCGTGGAGCAGATAGATATCGATGATGGTAATATCTCAGTATACTTTAGACTTACCGCTCCCTTCTGCCCCCCGGTATTCGCTATGAAGATCGCGAAGGATATTAAGGAAACGCTGAGAAGGTTAGAGGGTGTAAAGTCCGTCAAGGTCGTATTGAGGAATCACTACATGGCGGAGCAGATAAACAAGATAATCAATGAGTTATAA
- a CDS encoding PfkB family carbohydrate kinase gives MKDRNYSQLCELIMNATNLGRTVILPDFFVDRFVKFESLKDIFERLKVKVEYGGGSIHGIEQFECKGGNAVNIAYALGRLGVETTLITLADDQTSPLLLKTFSELQNVELRIIDGKPGYTVALEFKEAGRLVNVMLSDLGDIARFHPSLLSDYEFNRICEAKMVVVTNWAANYNFGTELALKVFEFGKGAGVRTLFAPADFTTRLSDFRGVIDSILKKGLVDVLSINENEASGLAKLMNIAPLPSRFTELDVERVAKNLSLHLNTIVDLHTSICSATSDGKDAICVPCFKVDQRVSTGAGDVWDAGNIYGYLANFKARERLIFANACGALYVSKAIPPDRYMVVSFLRSLNE, from the coding sequence ATGAAGGATCGCAACTATTCCCAACTCTGTGAGCTAATAATGAATGCTACTAATCTGGGTAGAACCGTCATCCTTCCAGACTTCTTCGTAGACCGTTTTGTAAAATTTGAATCACTGAAGGATATCTTTGAAAGGTTGAAGGTGAAGGTCGAGTATGGCGGGGGGAGTATTCACGGTATTGAACAATTTGAATGTAAAGGTGGTAATGCTGTGAATATCGCTTACGCACTCGGTAGATTGGGTGTAGAAACCACTCTGATCACGCTCGCCGACGACCAAACTTCTCCTCTACTTTTAAAGACCTTTTCGGAGTTGCAGAATGTAGAATTGAGAATTATAGATGGAAAGCCTGGCTATACGGTAGCTCTAGAGTTTAAAGAAGCGGGCCGTTTGGTGAATGTAATGTTGAGTGATTTAGGAGATATAGCTAGATTTCATCCAAGTCTATTGAGCGATTATGAGTTTAATAGGATCTGTGAAGCGAAGATGGTAGTAGTCACGAATTGGGCAGCTAATTATAACTTTGGAACCGAGCTCGCTTTAAAGGTCTTCGAATTTGGTAAGGGTGCGGGTGTAAGGACATTATTCGCTCCAGCCGACTTTACGACGAGGCTCTCTGATTTTAGAGGAGTGATAGATTCGATTCTGAAGAAAGGTTTGGTAGATGTATTAAGCATCAATGAGAATGAAGCCTCTGGACTGGCTAAGTTGATGAATATAGCACCATTACCAAGTAGATTTACAGAGCTCGATGTGGAAAGGGTTGCGAAAAACCTCTCCCTTCACTTAAATACGATTGTAGATTTACACACATCTATCTGCTCAGCTACCAGTGATGGTAAAGATGCTATTTGTGTACCTTGCTTTAAGGTCGATCAAAGGGTTTCAACCGGTGCTGGTGATGTGTGGGATGCTGGAAATATCTATGGTTACCTTGCGAATTTTAAAGCTAGAGAGCGATTGATCTTCGCGAATGCCTGTGGTGCTTTGTATGTATCTAAGGCAATACCTCCCGATAGATATATGGTGGTATCGTTCCTACGGAGTTTAAATGAGTAA
- a CDS encoding sodium-translocating pyrophosphatase gives MNFDLILTVPVMSILAFVIAGISLYQLLRADAGTGRVREIAEAIWEGANAYLSRQYKTIWLIAVVVAVALAFVPGFGGWKASVTYIFGAACSSAAGFIGMYAALKANSRTLQSVVNFGIGRSLQLAFRSGLITGMCVVGFGLLGVFSFYVIFKDPHLVLPFSFGASTVALFARVGGGIYTKTADVGADLVGKVEAKIPEDDPRNPAVIADNIGDNVGDVAGMGADLFESYVASMLAAMIIGYLLWEKFPGLGLGIIVFPLVLRGFAILASALAALSVSLGARVREPSYVLTFATILSSVLTALFTYFISQIILEPSLGLRITWVVVVGLIVGMAVGLTSDYFTNRIYRPAQSIAHASQSGPAITVLTGFSVGMFSTIIPVIFIAVAIIVSYYIAYIPEYGFLSGIYGITMADVGMLSITGIVVASDAYGPVVDNAAGMAEMSEMPEKVRDELDILDSVGNTTKAICKGFAIGSAALTAIVLFATYAAVTKLELSAFSFLNPHTFAGVFIGCALTVLFMALVIQAVSRNAFRMVEEVRRQFREIPGILEGNAKPDYARCVDISTKGALKELVAPGLLALLSPVSLGMMPEGKMILGGFLAGSIVVGLLFGLFMANAGGAWDNAKKYIELGHFGGKRSPAHAAAVIGDTIGDPFKDTAGPSLNIMIKLIGIVALHVVPLITL, from the coding sequence GTGAACTTTGATCTCATCCTCACAGTACCGGTAATGTCTATCCTAGCGTTTGTAATAGCGGGTATCTCGCTATATCAATTGTTAAGGGCCGATGCGGGTACGGGAAGGGTGAGGGAGATAGCTGAGGCGATATGGGAAGGGGCTAACGCATACCTATCGAGGCAGTATAAGACCATATGGTTAATAGCGGTGGTCGTAGCTGTAGCCTTAGCCTTTGTCCCCGGATTTGGAGGATGGAAGGCTTCTGTGACCTATATCTTCGGTGCGGCCTGTTCGAGTGCAGCAGGCTTTATAGGGATGTATGCAGCTTTAAAGGCGAACTCTAGAACGCTACAGAGCGTGGTAAACTTTGGGATAGGCAGGTCCCTTCAATTGGCTTTCAGGAGTGGCCTTATTACGGGTATGTGTGTGGTCGGTTTTGGCCTACTCGGAGTATTTTCGTTTTATGTGATCTTTAAAGATCCTCACCTCGTACTCCCCTTCAGCTTCGGAGCCAGTACCGTGGCTCTATTTGCAAGGGTTGGTGGAGGTATATATACAAAGACCGCCGATGTAGGTGCCGACCTGGTAGGTAAGGTCGAGGCCAAGATACCCGAGGACGATCCGAGAAACCCCGCAGTTATAGCTGATAACATCGGTGATAACGTGGGTGATGTAGCGGGTATGGGTGCCGATCTTTTCGAATCTTACGTCGCGAGTATGCTGGCCGCCATGATCATAGGCTACCTACTATGGGAGAAGTTTCCAGGATTGGGTTTGGGGATAATAGTATTCCCGCTCGTGTTGAGGGGCTTTGCGATACTCGCATCGGCACTGGCCGCCCTCTCGGTAAGTTTAGGTGCACGAGTCCGTGAACCGAGCTACGTTCTAACCTTCGCCACCATACTGAGTAGCGTATTAACGGCGTTGTTCACTTACTTCATTTCACAGATCATACTGGAACCATCCTTGGGCCTTCGCATTACATGGGTTGTGGTAGTTGGTTTGATAGTCGGTATGGCTGTGGGCCTAACCTCAGATTACTTTACAAATAGAATCTATCGACCGGCCCAATCGATAGCCCATGCTTCTCAAAGCGGTCCAGCCATAACTGTGTTGACGGGTTTCTCAGTGGGTATGTTCAGCACTATCATTCCAGTAATATTCATCGCTGTAGCGATCATCGTGTCGTATTATATAGCGTACATCCCCGAGTACGGATTCTTGAGCGGGATCTATGGTATCACGATGGCCGATGTAGGGATGCTCTCCATAACCGGTATAGTTGTGGCCTCGGATGCCTACGGTCCGGTAGTCGATAATGCAGCAGGAATGGCCGAAATGTCGGAGATGCCCGAGAAGGTTAGAGACGAATTAGATATTCTAGACTCGGTCGGGAATACCACTAAAGCCATATGTAAAGGATTCGCGATAGGTTCGGCCGCTCTAACCGCTATCGTGCTCTTCGCAACGTATGCAGCCGTGACGAAGCTCGAACTCTCAGCCTTCAGCTTCCTTAACCCCCATACGTTCGCTGGGGTGTTCATCGGCTGTGCCCTTACGGTCCTCTTTATGGCGTTGGTAATACAGGCCGTCAGCAGGAACGCCTTCAGAATGGTCGAAGAGGTAAGGAGGCAATTTAGAGAGATACCGGGGATACTTGAAGGTAATGCTAAGCCCGATTATGCTAGATGTGTCGATATAAGTACGAAGGGTGCTCTGAAGGAGTTGGTAGCACCGGGTCTCTTAGCGTTGTTGAGTCCAGTGAGCTTAGGCATGATGCCAGAGGGTAAGATGATCCTGGGTGGATTCCTCGCTGGGAGTATCGTCGTAGGCCTCCTCTTCGGCCTCTTCATGGCGAATGCGGGAGGTGCATGGGATAACGCCAAAAAGTACATCGAGCTCGGCCACTTCGGAGGTAAAAGGTCACCAGCCCATGCAGCAGCTGTAATTGGCGATACGATTGGAGATCCCTTCAAGGATACCGCGGGCCCATCGTTGAACATAATGATCAAATTGATCGGTATCGTCGCCCTTCACGTAGTGCCCCTTATTACACTATAA